The proteins below are encoded in one region of Methylobacillus flagellatus KT:
- the trpC gene encoding indole-3-glycerol phosphate synthase TrpC: MSDILNKILEVKRAEIDAARQRRPLAAVEAEALAQAAPRAFLRAIQEKIAAGKAAVIAEIKKASPSKGVIREDFRPAEIAASYASHGAACLSVLTDEQFFQGSAEYLQAARAACDIPVLRKDFMIDPYQVFEARAMGADCILLIAAALDLSQMRELETIAHRLAMSVLVEVHNGEELEQALQLKTPLLGINNRNLRTFEVTLETTLSLLPRIPAGKTVVTESGIFTAEDVALMRRHAVHTFLVGEAFMRQPDPGLALAQVFA, translated from the coding sequence ATGTCAGACATACTCAATAAAATTCTGGAAGTGAAGCGGGCGGAAATCGATGCTGCGCGACAGCGTAGGCCATTGGCGGCAGTCGAAGCGGAGGCGCTGGCCCAGGCCGCGCCACGTGCATTCCTCCGCGCAATTCAAGAGAAGATTGCGGCAGGCAAGGCGGCCGTGATTGCGGAAATCAAGAAGGCCAGTCCCTCCAAGGGCGTGATTCGCGAGGATTTCCGTCCTGCCGAGATTGCTGCCAGTTACGCCAGCCATGGCGCGGCCTGCCTTTCCGTATTGACCGACGAGCAGTTCTTCCAAGGCAGTGCCGAATATCTCCAGGCGGCGCGCGCCGCCTGTGATATTCCTGTATTGCGCAAGGACTTCATGATAGACCCCTACCAGGTGTTCGAGGCGCGCGCGATGGGGGCTGATTGCATCCTGCTGATCGCGGCAGCGCTTGACCTGTCCCAGATGCGTGAGTTGGAAACCATCGCCCACCGGCTCGCCATGAGCGTGCTGGTAGAGGTGCACAACGGCGAGGAGCTGGAGCAGGCCTTGCAGCTGAAGACGCCGTTGCTGGGGATCAACAATCGAAACCTGCGCACCTTCGAGGTGACGCTGGAAACGACATTGTCACTGCTGCCCCGTATCCCTGCAGGCAAGACCGTCGTCACCGAGTCGGGCATCTTCACTGCCGAGGACGTTGCCTTGATGCGCCGCCATGCGGTGCATACCTTCCTCGTTGGCGAGGCATTCATGCGCCAGCCTGATCCAGGTTTGGCATTGGCCCAGGTATTCGCATAA
- a CDS encoding DUF3465 domain-containing protein, producing MNRFLWLVVAIAAAYTFFHFTQPGQHDAAGVQAVSVSSHAAANQRIAQAFSQREHGVAVQSAGVVSKVLPDDNDGSRHQRFILELDNGMTVLVAHNIDLAPRLDGLEVGDVVEFNGVYEWNAKGGVIHWTHHDPRGQHAGGWLRYQGRLYQ from the coding sequence GTGAACAGGTTCTTATGGTTGGTGGTTGCCATTGCAGCTGCCTATACCTTTTTCCATTTCACGCAGCCAGGGCAGCATGATGCTGCCGGGGTTCAGGCAGTATCGGTCTCTTCCCATGCTGCGGCGAACCAGCGGATAGCACAGGCATTCAGCCAGCGGGAGCATGGCGTGGCGGTACAATCTGCCGGCGTGGTGAGTAAAGTGCTGCCGGACGACAATGATGGGTCGCGCCACCAGCGCTTCATTCTTGAGCTGGATAACGGTATGACAGTGCTGGTGGCGCATAATATCGATCTGGCGCCCAGGCTGGATGGCCTGGAGGTCGGCGATGTCGTGGAGTTCAATGGTGTCTATGAATGGAACGCCAAGGGGGGCGTCATACACTGGACCCATCATGACCCTCGCGGCCAGCATGCGGGCGGATGGCTGCGCTATCAAGGCAGGTTGTATCAATAA
- the hemB gene encoding porphobilinogen synthase encodes MTASARQFLAIRPRRMRRDDFSRRLMREHVLTVDDLIYPVFVLEGEHRVEEVASMPGVQRQSIDRLLETAGQCVALGIPALALFPVVDQQYKSLTADEAWNPDGLVPRTVRALKALYPQLGIITDVALDPYTTHGQDGVIDDTGYVLNDETVAILVKQALCHAQAGADVVAPSDMMDGRIGAIRDALEEAGHIHTRILAYSAKYASAFYGPFRDAVGSSANLGKGNKYNYQMDPGNSDEALREVALDLEEGADMVMVKPGIPYLDIVRRVKHEFGVPTYAYHVSGEYAMLKAAVQNGWLDERAVVMEAMLGFKRAGADGILTYYAMDIARWLREA; translated from the coding sequence ATGACTGCATCAGCACGCCAGTTTCTTGCCATCCGCCCACGCCGCATGCGACGTGACGATTTTTCGCGTCGGTTGATGCGCGAGCATGTGCTCACTGTCGATGACCTGATCTATCCTGTATTCGTGTTGGAAGGGGAGCACCGAGTCGAGGAAGTCGCCTCCATGCCTGGCGTGCAACGCCAGAGCATAGATCGCCTGCTGGAAACCGCTGGGCAATGCGTGGCGCTAGGCATACCTGCACTGGCGCTATTCCCTGTCGTCGACCAGCAATACAAGAGTCTGACCGCAGATGAAGCATGGAATCCCGACGGGCTGGTGCCGCGCACCGTGCGCGCGCTCAAGGCGCTCTATCCGCAACTGGGCATCATCACCGATGTCGCGCTCGACCCTTACACCACGCATGGGCAGGACGGTGTCATCGACGATACCGGTTATGTGCTCAACGACGAGACTGTGGCAATCTTGGTGAAACAGGCGCTTTGCCATGCGCAGGCAGGGGCGGACGTGGTGGCGCCCTCGGACATGATGGATGGGCGGATCGGGGCGATCCGCGACGCGCTGGAAGAGGCCGGGCACATTCATACCCGTATCCTGGCATACTCTGCCAAGTATGCTTCCGCTTTTTATGGCCCTTTCCGCGATGCAGTCGGTTCTTCCGCTAATCTGGGTAAGGGAAATAAATACAATTACCAGATGGACCCGGGCAATTCGGACGAAGCGTTGCGCGAAGTAGCGCTCGACCTTGAGGAGGGCGCCGATATGGTCATGGTCAAGCCGGGCATCCCGTACCTGGATATCGTACGCCGTGTAAAGCATGAATTCGGCGTGCCAACCTATGCCTATCATGTGAGTGGCGAATATGCCATGCTCAAGGCCGCCGTGCAGAACGGCTGGCTGGATGAAAGGGCCGTGGTGATGGAAGCCATGCTGGGTTTCAAGCGCGCCGGGGCCGACGGCATTCTGACCTATTACGCCATGGATATTGCCCGCTGGTTGCGCGAGGCTTAG